One segment of Kwoniella pini CBS 10737 chromosome 9, complete sequence DNA contains the following:
- a CDS encoding mitochondrial 37S ribosomal protein bS1m: MSSSPFPQLLRRANISTYDPLITRIYTSTPSSKSQYNDWGLKFNLPIKKGPRYIKFNSLDAGPGINCDWRSGEREARFVQAWGTGKIRWQNDNEIMNYSLRTEKIYDNENNKHSDDYLTEQIENENSSDNQGNKEEEELIISNKEIWLKDIESMSLKEFENYLDLIRNKRKEFLNKRLNDLPNKIKDTLILPEDKTLIHLASTGKTTSQSIINLQTSLTCKELSSKNSNSKLHSKLHRTFGLNYSKKPTSTNDFLPNELIQKGRILNKVSRYDDSHSRAINNTRNSGGGNNLPWVVSLGGITGKTIQNKNNKITEINKNYTSLIEETDYKRLNNLSGIGNFKINRAEMSNQPPIILGLKDSNKLLLSSLNNRMGGKWRQSTANQPSSLDTFKFDIDLTINSIESNPETIPKEIGSKEWVGDESKLSKLNDWSFKYNFGGPKNDRKKGEALERLRIKEDREQTMERLNRLLGKYKIGGEKKTEQSSEQ; the protein is encoded by the coding sequence ATgtcttcatctcctttcCCTCAACTTTTGCGTAGAGCAAATATATCAACTTATGATCCATTAATTACTCGAATATATACTTCAAcaccatcttcaaaatcacaaTATAATGATTGGGgattaaaatttaatttaccaattaAGAAAGGTCCAAGatatattaaatttaattcattagaTGCAGGACCAGGTATAAATTGTGATTGGCGTTCAGGTGAACGTGAAGCAAGATTTGTTCAAGCATGGGGAACAGGTAAAATACGTTGgcaaaatgataatgaaattatgaaTTATTCTTTAAGAACAGAAAAAatatatgataatgaaaataataaacattcagatgattatttaactgaacaaattgaaaatgaaaattcatctGATAATCAAggaaataaagaagaagaagaattaataattagtaataaagaaatttggttaaaagatattgaaTCTATGtctttaaaagaatttgaaaattatttagatttaattagaaataaaagaaaagaatttttaaataaaagattaaatgatttaccaaataaaattaaagataCTTTAATACTTCCAGAAGATAAAACTTTAATTCATTTAGCTTCAACCGGTAAAACTACTTCacaatcaattataaatttacAAACTTCTTTAACTTGTAAagaattatcttcaaaaaattcaaatagtAAATTACATTCAAAATTACATAGAACATTTGGattaaattattcaaaaaaacCAACATCtacaaatgattttttaccaaatgaattaattcaaaaaggtagaattttaaataaagtTTCAAGATATGATGATTCACATTCAAGAGCAATAAATAATACAAGAAATAGTGGTGGTGGtaataatttaccttgGGTAGTTAGTTTAGGTGGAATAACAGGAAAAActattcaaaataaaaataataaaataacagaaattaataaaaattataCAAgtttaattgaagaaactgattataaaagattaaataatttatcaggaattggaaattttaaaattaatcGTGCAGAAATGTCAAATCAACCACCAATTATTTTAGGATTAAaagattcaaataaattattattatcttcattaaaTAATAGAATGGGAGGAAAATGGAGACAATCTACAGCAaatcaaccttcttcacttgatacatttaaatttgatattgatttaacaattaattcaattgaatctaatCCTGAAACTAtaccaaaagaaattggaagTAAAGAATGGGTAGGAgatgaatcaaaattatcaaaattaaatgattggtcatttaaatataattttggTGGTCCTAAAAATGATCgtaaaaaaggtgaagcATTAGAAAGATTACGTatcaaagaagatagaGAACAAACAATGGAAAGATTGAATAGATTGTTGGgtaaatataaaattggaggagaaaagaaaactGAACAGTCAAGTGAGCAATAA
- a CDS encoding UDP-glucose 4-epimerase GalE: protein MTQQPQPYLNGHSHSLKRVVVTGGLGYIGSHVVVSLLLTGQYQPIVIDNCHNCYPEALNRCAEIARDELGPDAPQPILHNVDLRNAEAVEDVFSQYDTKGGIWAVIHLAALKAVGESGEIPLSYYRVNVGGSISLFESMARHNVQNLVFSSSATVYGTPEVIPILETSPLLPASCYGRTKAMVEEIIQDLCKVQNKDGQGSLRAVSVRYFNPAGAHPSGKLGEEPRGKPGNLLPLLAQIAIGREKSQLKIFGTDFPTPDGTCVRDYLHILDLAHGHVLALDALAVPTSEKNIFSNCDAESGSFRSFNLGKGKGMSVLNMIDAMRKATGYDYQYEIVGRRRGDVPDLTADTTLAEKELGFVATRNLEEMCRDLWNFQTKHANGYGTA, encoded by the exons atgaCACAACAACCTCAACCATACTTGAACGGACATTCGCATAGTCTCAAG CGAGTCGTAGTCACTGGAGGATTAGGTTACATCGGATCACATGTCGTagtatcattattattaacAGGTCAATATCAACCTATagtaattgataattgtcATAATTGTTATCCTGAAGCACTGAACCGATGTGCAGAAATAGCAAGAGATGAATTGGG aCCAGATGCACCTCAACCTATATTACACAATGTCGACTTACGAAATGCAGAAGCTGTAGAAGATGTGTTCTCTCAATATGATACAAAAGGTGGAATCTGGGCCGTAATTCATTTGGCTGCGTTGAAAGCCGTTGGGGAATCTGGTGAAATACCTCTAAGTTATTACAGGGTTAATGTTGGAGGAAGTATCTCATTATTCGAG TCAATGGCAAGACATAATGTGCAGAACTTGGTATTCTCCTCTTCAGCAACCGTATACGGTACACCAGAAGTCATCCCTATATTGGAAACCTCACCATTATTACCTGCTTCATGTTACGGAAGGACAAAAGCTATGGTAGAGGAGATTATACAAGACTTGTGTAAAGTACAAAACAAGGACGGACAAGGTAGTTTGAGAGCTGTCAGCGTAAGGTACttcaa CCCCGCCGGTGCTCACCcatcaggtaaattaggAGAAGAACCACGAGGTAAACCAGGAAATTTATTACCATTGTTAGCTCAAATAGCAATTGGAAGAGAGAAAagtcaattgaaaatattcGGCACTGACTTCCCAACACC TGATGGAACATGCGTTCGAGATTACCTACATATACTGGACCTTGCTCATGGACACGTCTTAGCATTGGACGCCTTGGCTGTACCAACTTCAGAGAAAAACATCTTTTCCAATTGTGATGCAGAAAGTGGATCATTTAGATCATTCAATCTGggtaaaggaaaaggaatgAGCGTTTTGAACATGATTGATGCGATGAGGAAGGCTACAGGATATGATTATCAATATGAGATTGTCGGTAGGAG GCGAGGAGATGTTCCAGATTTAACGGCTGATACAACATTagcagaaaaagaattaggaTTTGTAGCTACCAGGAATTTAGAAGAGATGTGTAGGGATTTATGGAATTTCCAAACAAAACATGCAAACGGTTATGGAACTGCTTAG